Proteins encoded together in one Arvicanthis niloticus isolate mArvNil1 chromosome 7, mArvNil1.pat.X, whole genome shotgun sequence window:
- the LOC143443019 gene encoding uncharacterized protein LOC143443019 — protein sequence MYLGDNHVLLNTLCWCCHRKIWLQSGEACYHCRTEPPRP from the coding sequence ATGTATTTGGGCGACAATCACGTTCTGTTGAACACCTTGTGCTGGTGCTGCCATCGAAAAATCTGGTTACAGTCTGGGGAGGCCTGCTACCATTGCAGGACAGAACCACCTCGGCCCTGA